The DNA sequence aagaggcgatatggttgcaaggtttgctcatggactttgggttagaacagaaaagtgttgatatacactgtgataaccaaggtgcgatttatccggcatataatccggtttatcacgagcgaacgaagcatatcaatattaggtaccacttcatccgagatgtcttagcgaagggtaaggttgttgtgaaaaagattgctacagcagagaaccctgcggacatgatgactaagcctgttcttttggcgaagctcaagctctgcttgagcactattggcgtctaTAGAGAGTGATCGCCCATTAGGGCGAcaggagagcagcatggataatAAGCACTATGACTTTGATTTCAAACATCGagtcaaggtggagaattgttatttTGTGTCTCGTGTTTTGAATTTCTACGGAGatgaaaaaaatcttgaatGCAAGATTTGATCGGATTAGCTTCGTGGACTCCACTGGCCGAATAAAAGAAGTGCACATGAATATTCTATTGTTTGGAGTATATCTTGTGCGCCCTCCATCTTAGTAATGGGGGCGTaaagaacaaataaagaaaaggaatttttttctttatacgCCACACTTGGGCGACAAAGAGGGGattacatatatattatatgttATCTTGAGAGACCCATTGAAGAGAAAGATAGTAAAGGTTTTGCTTTTTGTGGCTCTCGACTCATCCCTATTAAAGCCAtatgaaggagaagagaagtaGCGGGCACAAGCCGAAGGAGCCGCACGCAGGAATGCTTCGATCGTCGGGTTCTCGTTTCGTTGGCCGTGCGAACGTGCTTCAACAAAACGATTGAATTGTCTTTGTGAGTTTTATTTTTCGTATATCCGATTGAGTTGTtgtatttgtaaacacttagggtttgggtataatctaggtgtgggaaacacgagagttattgagcgattgtaactgtgattctccgattatagtggattgttcttgctggctctcccgtggatgtaggtaccgatattcggaccgaaccacgtaatccccggtgtcatttatcgttcctcgttatttctcttagtgctttcgcattgatttatttgcaagatcctggttagtttccgcgcgttatatatatttcaacacTTGCTTCCCTAGTAGAGTCCATGACTCGTGCATAGCTTGACGAGTCTGCACCTGATCTGATCGGTGCTTCCATCAGATCTAAATGTTGCTGAACGGCGTGCTAACCGCTTCTAAGTTTTAATTGCACAAGTGACCTTGATTTAGTTTTTGATGTTCTAGTTTTTCTTATTTGCAATAGGATTTGGATTTCCTTCTTGATATATGCCCCTCTTCTGTTTTGAGGAATATAAGGTTCATATGCTGTATTATCTCCTGAATATTTACATATTTTTCCCTTTCGTTGTGCACAGAACAGCTCTAATTGCGGCATAGCTTGGTCCTGATGGAATAACAGCACAAAGTGGTTTGCtggtcataaatattttttctcattcaTTTTGTGCCATACGATATACACAACAATGTCGGTGACAGCGGGAGTGAGTGACACTGTAATTGCTGTTAGGGATAAACTTAGGGTTAAAATTGGACAGACTAAGGTCAAAAGGTATTGGCCTGGTAAAGTTCCTGAGTGGGCAGATGAAGCTGATGAAGAAGGGGATATCAGGTTGACCAGGGCTGTTGCCCTGGGGAAAGGTTTTCCTACTCGCGAATATTCAGATACTAGCAAGAAAGATGATCCCAGGTTGCGGCGTTTGGCTGAGAGCAGGATAGATAACCGTGATGAAATCAGAGCTGATCATCGTCGCATTCGACAAGCGGAGATTGTCTCTACCATTGAAGAGGAAAACAGAAGACAGGAGGGTCTggaagcagaagaagaggaTGCAGTGGCTTTAGAAGAACGCACAAGAAAGATAAGGGAGAAGTTGCTTCTGAGGGAACAGGAAGAGGCGGCACTTCTTcctgaagaggaggaggaggaagaggaagaggaggaggaagaagaggaatctGAGTATGAGACGGACTCAGAAGAAGAGACAAAAGTTATTGCCATGGTGAAGCCGGTTTTTGTCGTCAAGTCGGAGTGGGATACTATAGCTGAAAGACAGCGGCTTGAGGCAGAAGAAAGAGCCATTGAAGAGCTAATGAAGAGGAGACAAGAGGAGAGAATGGTGGAGACGAAGCAGATTGTGGTTGAGGAGATCAGGGAAAGACGAAGAAATCCAAAAGAATCTGGAAATGGATGCGAACATTGCTGACGTGGAAACTGATGATGAGCTTAACGAGGCTGAAGAGTATGAAACTTGGAAAGCAAGAGAGATTGCAAGGATCAAGAGGGATAGAGAGGACCGTGATGCAATGTTAAAGGCGAAGGAAGAGATTGAGAAGTTGAGAAACATGACAGAGGAGGAAAGGAGGGAgtgggaaagaaagaatcccAGACCTGCTTCGACACCAAAGCAGAAGTGGAGGTTCATGCAGAAGTATTACCACAAGGGTGCCTTCTTCCAGTCAGAAGCCGATGACCGTGCTGGAACAGCCGGATCAGATTACATTTACAGCCGCGATTTCTCTGCTCCAACTGGAGAGGATAAAATGGACAAAACTATTTTGCCCAAAGTCATGCAAGACAAGCACTTTGGTCGGAGTGGAAGGACAAAGTGGACTCATCTTGTTAATGAAGATACAACTGATTGGAACAATCCGTaagtttttctcctttttctcttctataCATCTCCACACCTTGTGGGCACCTCTCCTTGTTTGCATAACTGATTTGACGTGCATTGTTAGTAGCAATTAGATGACTATGGAGGGTTTCTACAGCAAAGTTAAGGGGATATTATGCTTGTCGTAATTATTAACTTCTACTGTGATCTCTTTCTAATATGAATATGAATTCCGTCTTGTTTCAAGTATACTAACTAAGACGAAATCAAAGAGAACAATTTATTACTGATTCATAATGCTGGTAGGAACTTAATTTGATGTTTGGTTGTGATGCGGTTGGACCTAGCTACAATGACCCTCTCAGGGCGAAGTGCAATGCGAAGATGGCTGGAGTGAATGCCCCCATATCGAAACCCAAAGGAATCAAGAAATTGACGGACTGGGAGTCTCGATGAGTTGTTGAATTGCTGAGGAGTACCCATGGCCATGGGCCAGATTTTTATCCTTGAGGTGTTTTGTAGCAGAGGCCATGTGTTTCTAGGTTGAGGTAGCACTGGATGATGTAGGAGGGCTTGCCGCTTGACGCATGAAAGATGCAGATATTTGATGCAATCTTGATGGTCGAGAAGAAGTCCAGCATGATAGATATCAAATTTAATCAGTTAATGATTAGTCATGACATATCTATCTTCTGGGGTTATATCTGTATGCCCGCCATCTTTCAGTACCTTCCCGACTAGGTCTGTTATGTTTGTGAGTCTAGAGGCTTAGGACGCATGTCGCGTGGCACTTTCTAGGATACAAAttattgagaaaatttcaaataagggttcgaaatatttttatttttttaactaaagGCTTAAAATGAATCTTGCTTCCAATAATAGTCCGACATTATTCTTAATCTCAAAGGTGTTCAAGGAATTATCGGCATTACcgacttttatttatttgctttttctcttctttgactACACTTTTTTGTCCTAAACACACGAATGCCTAAAGAAAGGGATTAACAAAGTAAGCTCTCCCCAATCATGAAggcttatcctcaagagtcacAGGTGAAGGCCCGGGTGAGGCGATCCTTGCCTACATTTGGCAAGTGCTTGGGCAAGGGTCTTCGAGCTCGGATGCTGgagaaataaaagaaacgaccaaagaaaaaaaaaaaaaaaaagaatacaagaatgtaaaataattaaaaattaaagttgtCTTTAGACTAAAATCCCTTCAGTTAGAATATTTAGCCGGCGGGGgtcaagcctttatttaaaattgtcatggccaattcatgcttttatttgagatcAATTTGGccacttcaaattcttatttgagaaaatgagagtccTTCAactctttatttgaaattttcttataATTACTCGTTTATTTTCTTTATCCAAAACTACCGATTACTTATGAAAATTTACTGGTCACCATGAAAAACTTTAACTTTAGAAGTTTTTACTTTATATTTTCAGATATTGCCGTGTGAAGGAATTACTAAGTACAAGAGCCACTAATTTGCAATGTTCGAAGGTTACCCGTTTATGAGAGGGCGTGGAAAGCTGAATGGACATTATCAATGCAGAAATAAGTTGGATAACCCATAGTCATGTCATTAATTTTTGGGGGAGGACTTATTATTCTCAAAGCCCCTGGGTATATTTTACCGGGGATCATCTGACGGTCCAAAACCACAACTATGCAGGGGGAAAGATGGAAGTAATGACTGAACGAGTTGACTCGCTATTTAATGAACCATCAAAGAATACAGATTCCATTTCAGGCAAAATGAGTAAGGGCCAATAGCCTCATTACAAGCTCTCATTTCTATTTTGTAGATAAGGCCTATAATCATCAGAAATTTACAAAAGCCAGAAAAAATTCTATGCGTATACAAGGGCTGATAACTAAAAGCTCCTGGACATCAGGAACTTCTTTAACCCCTGCATCTTTGTACAGGGGCCTAATTGTACGCTCTTGCATATTGATGCCTTTTGGAGTCATTACTTCTATTATTTTTACCAAAGCTACAGTTATTTTCCATGCTCTGCACCCTGAAAATTTCAAGTCAGTAACGGTGAGATTGACTCTGCCACAGTCCCCAAGGTCTAGGCGGGCTAGCTTCCAGTGTTGAATCATTGGATGTGCTTGATAGTCGGACATCCGTTGATTTCGCTCTCATAGGTCTAAGTGGGCTGCCTTCTGGAGTCGATTCATTGGATGTGCTTGTTCTAGGCTTTTTGAGTTGCACATCCTTTGATAGAACACTGATTGCTCTTGGCAGGCTAGCCTCTGGAGTGGAATCATCAGACGTGCTTCTACTAGGGTTTTCTACTTGGACATCCTTTGATCGAGCCCTGATCTCAAAGACATTACCATCATTGCTGTCATCATTACTGGACCCATCTCCACCTATATTTTGGTTGCTGAAATTGGGAGCTTCAACTTCAGGTAAGCTGGTGGCTGCTCCAGCCCTGGAAAGAAACACGAGACATAAGCTTGGAGCCAGTCAAACCATAACAATTGTAAAACAAAGCGTATCAAAATCTAACCTCTTAACAATTTCATTGTAGTTCAATATCTTCATTGATTCTGAACTTTTATCACTCCCTCTCTGCTTTGTCAGTCTGATGTGACAATCAGAACCAAATAAGACAAACAATTTCTTTAGGACAAAAGAGAAACAGATGCAGGCACAAATATCGATGAAAGGCAAGGCTTACATGACGGGTGCAGTAATGGGTTTGGGATTATCAGCCTCCTGTCGATGTTATATCCGAAAAGCACATAAGCAGGGAGTTACTTCTAACATAATGACATGAAACACGGCAAGAGAAAACAAATTAAATTCTACACTTCCTTCCTCTGGCAAATTATCCTCAATAAACTCCCACCGTTCCTTCTCAAGGTTTAAGGTTTCTTTGTCCCCGTCGTCGTACAAAACCTAGTCCCCAAGCAGGCCATAAATATTTAACACAACATCAAAGAACATTGCAAGAGATGCCTCCTTAGACAATTACGTAATTCTAAACAGTTAGCTATCATACGGGACTTGAGGATAGCAAAAGGATTGATCTGCATAATGTAGATACATGCAAGAAGCTAActgaattgatcaaatcaaaaggtAGGTCACAAAATACAGAAACTTCTGAAGACCATCATAGTCATCTCACCTTGTGCTTCTTTATTATGGGGTCGTAAGATTGAATGAGGCCATCATAGAACCTGTAAAACAAATCATTAGGAATAGGAAGAAAATAATATAAACAACCATTAGCTCTAGACCATCATTGAAGCAACAGCTGCAGCCACGCATAACTGAAGGAAGACCAGTAGAAAGTGCAAAAAGGAGATGAGGATTGAAAAATAACGCCAAACGAGACAGAAATAAAGTATTTGAAAGTGAGGGTTTTAGAGTGCTCACATTTCATCCAATGGCCACCAGACCTTTATTCGACGACCCACTAATACTCCAGCCAGCGCGCCAGCCTCctgaaaattatcaagaaaataCACAACTttatgaaagaggaaaaaaaggtgaaaagaccATGCCACATAGCAATtaggaaaaagtgaaaaacttAAATGAGTGTCAACACTCTAATAACTGTAACCACAAACTTCAGTTTTATAGTAAAAATAATAGTGGTAATAAATAACAATCGAAGAAGGCATACTTAATGATATACTGACATGATAAATATCTATTATCAAATACCAACAGTGTATGAATACTATCCATACTATCCTCTAATGTGCATTTATTAGTGTTGCTTCCTCCTTTGATTGGCAGCTTCATTCTTTTATCTCTAAGATCACTGAGGACCACAGCTGCCTTGTCTTGCACAGTCTCCATGTTTGCCTTCAGTGCAGTTCTTCTTTTTCCCGAAGAAACTGTAGGCACAGCTGTAAGATTTCTTCTGCTAACGGAGATCCTTCTATTTTGTGGCTGTTTTGTAGTTTGACTCTCTCTGTACAGCCAAGCTTCCTCGGTTCTCATTAATGAACTAGGTTCTGGTTCCCTTTCTCTGGGAAGTATTGAACCCTTGGAGTCTCCAGGATCAGCGATGCCTCGTTTAGGAGAACCATTAGTATGATTATGTTCTGTAGCAGATTCATTTTGGCATATAAGGGCCACTACAGGAGAATAATCATCCACAGTGGTGCCTTTTGATTGCATTGCTCCCCTAAGAATAGGTCTCAGCTTTGTTGCACAATCTGAGATCAATTTCTCTCCCAATTTCCAACAGGAAGGTGCCACTTTCTACAAGACGATATATATCATACTAAAGAACGAAGAAATCGAAACCAAACTAAAACAGCAGAAACATTGAAAAGACAGTAACCTCATTCTCCTTAAGCACACTAGCCAGGAGAGGGAAGAGAAGATCTGGACTGATATCTTCACTTTCAGTGAGGATGACCGCCATTATTTGTTCCACAGCCCAGTATGCATCAGCAGAGGGATTTGACCTAAATAAGAACAGGACCCGCAAAAAATAAGAGAGTATATAAAAGGTAAATGCAGTAAAAGATGACAGATACAAAGATGCTGAGAAATATCATTTACAAAAGTCATCAAGAGAAGTGTTGTTGCAGGCTGTTATAACATAACTGTTAAACCAAGTTATATTTCCACTACCACAAAGCCATTTAAGTGCCGTTATTTTTCACTAATCTTGAATTAAGGTCAAGAGCTTGCACAGATATCGCTTATTCTCGATCTCTCTCGAAAAGAATCTAGAAGTGTAACATCTTTTATAAAAAGTCCTTAGTACTAATCAGAATATCGACTTTAGCAGGAAATACTTGTtgtaaaaattgaaagttctaaaaaaccaaaacaaaaccaCATAAAATAGTTGAAAGTTTTATCCAATCATTAAAAGGCAAACTAACTTATAAACAAACTCTGATGTACATGGAAACTCATCAGCAATGTACTAACTCCAATATCATATACTCTTGAGTCATAAGAAAGGTTACTAGACAGCAAGACAAGCCAAATTGTGATGttccacaaaaataaatggaactCAAAAGAGCAATTTCATTAACTAGCGTTATTGGTGAAAGATTAGCAAAACTATCCCTTTCTTATGAATACAAGAGTTCCCAGTCCCTGAATATTAAATATATCTGTCAAACTATCacacgaaaagaagaaaaagagtcCATAAAATGTAACTGTTCATAAAATTACCTGGTAATAAACCAGAAATGTAGGCACATCCGAACAACTAGTGCCTCACATTCAAGGTCAAGCATTAACAGACAAGCCTTGACCCTTGCAATGGTTTGAAGTACAGAGAGGGCCTTTTCATAGCACCGTGTTGATGGTTGAGATAGCTTGGAAAGAGCCTCCACAATCAGCTGAAAAATTGCCTGCCCATGGAATAGATGCataaaaaattgtgaaagaacaaaatttatTTAGAGTGGAGTGAGTTCattgtgtcaaaaaagtctGCGATGTTTTATTTTATACACCTTCATTTGATCATCATTATACGGTTGTTCTGGTGATGCTATCCTCAGAATCTCACTGAGGCAAGATGCAACTGTAACTCTGACATCCTCATTCGAATGTTTGAACAGAGCTTCAGCTATGAGACCCTTCatgagaggaagaagggcaTCTTGGAGTAAGTCCGATGGTTCTTGCTCCATACTGGCCAAGAGATACTCAGCATTCTATGTAAGGGTgtaaataaaagcaaaagtcaGTTTCTATATCCATATAAATTAAATAGTACAGAAATGGTTCTGGAAACGTGGAAAGAAAACACCCTTTCAGATGCTCCAATGATTGATGTATGTCCTTTAAGAGGTAAAATAAAGAGGGGGATGGAAAAGACAAAATTGGCGACTTGACTTTGAAGCTCATGGCAGCACAAGAATATCATCAACCGGATCAAGAAGTGGACAGTACAGAAACACCAACTACAAGGAGTAATGACATATGATACCCATTTGAGTCCCTTAAAGCAATATACTGAAACCAAAGTTGTACCGTTTAGGAAGGAGTTTGAAAGCCATTACATGAACTAACTCTCCTGCTCCATATGAACTAGATGCCTCTGTATGCAAGCACAACCATAAAAAAGACTAGCAAACATCGACCaactaaaagaacaaaaagatcCCTGATGAGCAAATTGATGACAAACCCAAATAACAGAGATTGATCATTGCCCAACAACCATCAACCGCCATCAGCGTTAATTATCCCATGAAACACACAATCCCATGGTTGGCTTTGTCTCGTAAATCATGACATGCTAATTGTGCCATTCAGAAGAGTAAGGAGTTCATCAACAGAAGAAGGGGCATTCAGGAGATCATTGCCCACCGATCTAAGCTGCACTGCTAAAGTCCTctcaaatgaagaagaagatgacaccaTTTTTTCTCTGTACTTTGGGTGGCCACGCACACTCTaaagctcaaacaaacacagaGTACTAGTATTCTCTTGCAGATTTGTACAGAAAATACTCTGAAACTCTTCTGTAGTTTATAGGGAAACCAAAACTGGGCAAGTCAAAGGACTAAACGAAAACACAGTAAATTTCCACATATGCAATGAATTTGGTCTTATCTCTTGGGTTCTGAATTAGCTCTCAATTTTGGTTTGTTGTTGGGCTCTGACCGTGTGTTCTTCGCTTTCATGGAAAAAAATCAACACGATAGCTTCAAATGGTATTTCAAATCTTGGGGACTTAGGAGGACCAATTACTTGCCATTCCATAGCTTAATCACTTTCTCATTGCAGTCcagattttgcttttttttggtttcctaATTATTAACCTGCTCTATATTTGTCTCTGTATATTTCCGACTGAAACAGAAATAGACATCATTTCCATTTGTATCATCAAATCCATATGATATGACTTATAAAGCTGAAATCATATCAAAAATATTATATCTTCTATTTTTGGAGGGGAAGACAAATCTGGTaagggaaaaataagaaaggcaTTAAAGTCCCTAGGTTTTGATTCAGATGCATTTTGACAGGATAAGTTTGATTCATGGTCCGACACTCATTGCAGAATTGCAAGAACCAACCTTCCAAAATAAGCTTTAAAGAGTCATATCATTGGTCCATTTCTTAAAAgagcttaaattttttattattaccgCAAGACCTATATGCAATTAGAAGTCATATTTCCATTTTCTGGAACAGGCTGATTTTCTGTAATTCTACTAACTAAGCATCCTAACAAGAATAACTAGATTTTTTCATTCGAAAGTAGAATAGCTTCTTCCATAACCTGGAAAGAAAACCTTACACATAAATACCTTAACACTAGCAAAACCAATGAAATTTGTGGAGTTACACGATTAGGGAGGTATTTGCTAAGCCACTCACTAGGATAAAAGTTCTCTTGATGTCAATTTTCGCCATTCCTCCATATCTGAACTATCTTATTCTAGGGCGTGACTGGatagactttttcttttttttttttttgaatattttttaaacagATCCTtcataataattattatttttttatacatgGATAATGTCCTATATTTTgtcaggaaaagaaaaatgtactTGTTGCTTTTACTTATCCTAAACAAACAGCacattatttgttttttaaagCTTGGACTCCAACAAATGTTGAGGT is a window from the Rhodamnia argentea isolate NSW1041297 chromosome 8, ASM2092103v1, whole genome shotgun sequence genome containing:
- the LOC115728848 gene encoding sister chromatid cohesion protein PDS5 homolog C-like isoform X3 encodes the protein MLQNAEYLLASMEQEPSDLLQDALLPLMKGLIAEALFKHSNEDVRVTVASCLSEILRIASPEQPYNDDQMKAIFQLIVEALSKLSQPSTRCYEKALSVLQTIARVKACLLMLDLECEALVVRMCLHFWFITRSNPSADAYWAVEQIMAVILTESEDISPDLLFPLLASVLKENEKVAPSCWKLGEKLISDCATKLRPILRGAMQSKGTTVDDYSPVVALICQNESATEHNHTNGSPKRGIADPGDSKGSILPREREPEPSSLMRTEEAWLYRESQTTKQPQNRRISVSRRNLTAVPTVSSGKRRTALKANMETVQDKAAVVLSDLRDKRMKLPIKGGSNTNKCTLEEAGALAGVLVGRRIKVWWPLDEMFYDGLIQSYDPIIKKHKVLYDDGDKETLNLEKERWEFIEDNLPEEEADNPKPITAPVILTKQRGSDKSSESMKILNYNEIVKRAGAATSLPEVEAPNFSNQNIGGDGSSNDDSNDGNVFEIRARSKDVQVENPSRSTSDDSTPEASLPRAISVLSKDVQLKKPRTSTSNESTPEGSPLRPMRAKSTDVRLSSTSNDSTLEASPPRPWGLWQSQSHRY
- the LOC115728848 gene encoding sister chromatid cohesion protein PDS5 homolog C-like isoform X4 codes for the protein MEQEPSDLLQDALLPLMKGLIAEALFKHSNEDVRVTVASCLSEILRIASPEQPYNDDQMKAIFQLIVEALSKLSQPSTRCYEKALSVLQTIARVKACLLMLDLECEALVVRMCLHFWFITRSNPSADAYWAVEQIMAVILTESEDISPDLLFPLLASVLKENEKVAPSCWKLGEKLISDCATKLRPILRGAMQSKGTTVDDYSPVVALICQNESATEHNHTNGSPKRGIADPGDSKGSILPREREPEPSSLMRTEEAWLYRESQTTKQPQNRRISVSRRNLTAVPTVSSGKRRTALKANMETVQDKAAVVLSDLRDKRMKLPIKGGSNTNKCTLEEAGALAGVLVGRRIKVWWPLDEMFYDGLIQSYDPIIKKHKVLYDDGDKETLNLEKERWEFIEDNLPEEEADNPKPITAPVILTKQRGSDKSSESMKILNYNEIVKRAGAATSLPEVEAPNFSNQNIGGDGSSNDDSNDGNVFEIRARSKDVQVENPSRSTSDDSTPEASLPRAISVLSKDVQLKKPRTSTSNESTPEGSPLRPMRAKSTDVRLSSTSNDSTLEASPPRPWGLWQSQSHRY
- the LOC115728378 gene encoding microfibrillar-associated protein 1-like, with translation MDANIADVETDDELNEAEEYETWKAREIARIKRDREDRDAMLKAKEEIEKLRNMTEEERREWERKNPRPASTPKQKWRFMQKYYHKGAFFQSEADDRAGTAGSDYIYSRDFSAPTGEDKMDKTILPKVMQDKHFGRSGRTKWTHLVNEDTTDWNNPYNDPLRAKCNAKMAGVNAPISKPKGIKKLTDWESR